A single genomic interval of Nonomuraea rubra harbors:
- a CDS encoding HAD-IIA family hydrolase: MDGVLVHEGRPVPGADEFIKRLSESGKKFRVLTNNSIYTQRDLSVRLAGAGLTVPPESIWTSALATAQFLDDQRSGGSAYVIGEAGLTTALHEVGYVLTDLDPDYVVLGETRTYSFTQITRAIRLIEGGARFIATNPDPIGPSTEGSLPACGAVAAMITKATGVEPYFVGKPNPRMMRSALNEIEAHSETTAMIGDRMDTDIVSGMEAGLFTILVLTGVTQRHEIDRFPYRPSLVVDSVADLIDLI, encoded by the coding sequence ATGGACGGCGTCCTCGTCCACGAGGGACGACCGGTCCCAGGTGCGGACGAATTCATCAAGCGGCTCAGCGAGTCCGGCAAGAAGTTCCGGGTGCTGACCAACAACTCGATCTACACCCAGCGCGACCTGTCCGTTCGCCTGGCGGGCGCGGGCCTGACCGTGCCCCCCGAGTCCATCTGGACCTCCGCCCTGGCCACCGCCCAGTTCCTGGACGACCAGCGCTCCGGCGGCTCGGCGTACGTGATCGGCGAGGCCGGCCTGACCACGGCGCTGCACGAGGTCGGCTACGTGCTGACCGACCTCGACCCCGACTACGTGGTGCTCGGCGAGACCCGCACCTACAGCTTCACGCAGATCACCCGCGCGATCCGGCTCATCGAGGGCGGCGCCCGCTTCATCGCCACCAACCCCGACCCGATCGGCCCCTCCACCGAGGGCTCCCTGCCCGCCTGCGGCGCCGTCGCCGCCATGATCACCAAGGCGACGGGCGTCGAGCCGTACTTCGTCGGCAAGCCCAACCCGCGCATGATGCGCAGCGCCCTCAACGAGATCGAGGCCCACAGCGAGACCACGGCCATGATCGGTGACCGGATGGACACCGACATCGTGTCGGGCATGGAGGCGGGGCTGTTCACGATCCTCGTCCTCACGGGCGTCACCCAGCGCCACGAGATCGACCGCTTCCCCTACCGCCCCTCCCTGGTCGTCGACTCGGTCGCCGACCTCATCGACCTCATCTGA